The DNA window GGGCGGAACAGGGTGGTGGTCGCGGCCGAGGAGGGCTAGCCCGGCAGGGGCCGGGGGCGGCTCAGAAGGTGACGTCGGAGCAGGAGTAGAAGGCGTTCCCGGTGTCGGCGATGTCCCACACGGCGAGGATCATGTGGTGCCCGGTGCGGCCGGTGGGGAGGGTGCCGCTGTGGCTGATGTCCCCGGGCGGCTGTGCGCCGTTGTAGTTGACGGTGAGGAAGGGGGCGGCCTCCAGCGAGCTGCGGGTCAGCGGCCGGGTGGGGTCCCAGCCGGGCTTGGTGACGAAGTAGCGGAACGAGGTGGTGGCGTGCCGCGCGGTGAAGTGCCAGCTGAAGGTGTAGGTGCTGCCGGCGGTGAGCCGGGTGGTCGGCCAGGCTCCGCCGCGCGGGTCGTCGAGCTGGGAGAAGCGGCTGTTGCCGCCGGCGCAGATGGTGCCGTCGGCGGGGCCCTGGGCCGGGAATCCCTTGGGGCCTTCGACGCTCTGCGGCTCCCACTGGATGTCACCGCAGTTGCTGACTACGCGCTGGGCGCACAGGGAGCCCCGGCTGGGCGGGTTGGTGG is part of the Peterkaempfera bronchialis genome and encodes:
- a CDS encoding lytic polysaccharide monooxygenase auxiliary activity family 9 protein; this encodes MPRRHTLRRAPVLAALAAAALAVPLATAAPASAHGYTTNPPSRGSLCAQRVVSNCGDIQWEPQSVEGPKGFPAQGPADGTICAGGNSRFSQLDDPRGGAWPTTRLTAGSTYTFSWHFTARHATTSFRYFVTKPGWDPTRPLTRSSLEAAPFLTVNYNGAQPPGDISHSGTLPTGRTGHHMILAVWDIADTGNAFYSCSDVTF